CTGTTGGCGTCAGAGGTGTTCCCACCATATCGGTTGCCATAAACATTGCTGCCAGCATCAGGCCGCCAGAGAAAATAACAAACAGAGGTGATGGATAAATGTCGGCATTCATCAGCCAGAACGGTGTAGCGGTCAGCAGCGCACCCAGAATAACGGCTGCAGGAATTTTCCAGCCCATAATGCCACGGGCAATCAGGAAACCACCGCACAGCAGCACCAGCAGAGCCGAGGTTTCACCGGCTGAACCACTGACCATACCCAGCATCAGATCCGATGTGCTGGTGGTCACCTGTTCAAACTTGAACAACGACAGTGGTGTAGCGCTGGAGTAAGCATCTACTTGACCGGCAATCCACGCACTACTGTCAGCCGGAGACATAAACGGCAACGCCAGACTGGACGGGATAAACGACGAAAAGCGTTCAGGCAGGAAGCCGGGTGTCCATGTGGTGATAGAGACCGGAAAGGCTGCCTGTACAAAAGCACGACCCACCAGTGCAGGGTTGAACGGATTTTGCCCGAGGCCACCAAACAACATTTTGCCCAGCGCAACGGCTACAAAACCGGCAACCGCCGCCATCCATAGTGGAAAGCCCGGTGGCAGTGTCAGTGCCAGCAGAATACCGGTAATGACCACGCTGTAATCGGAAAGCGTACTTTTTTTATCGGAAATAGCTGTAAACAGCTGTTCCGTTGCCATGCACGACAGAGTGGTAATAATGATGAGTGCCAGTGCGCTCAGGCCAAACTGCCACACTGACCATGCACAAATAGGCAGCAGGGCATACACCACATTGCGCATGATCTGTGGCACCGTCAGCACCTTCTTCAGGTGTGGCGAAGTGCGAATGGTTAAGGGAGCGCTCTTATTTCGCTCAAGGCTGTTATTCATAGTCTTCCACCCTTATCGTGCATTGCGAGCTTTTTGACGGATGGACTGCTTGGCGACCCGGATTTTCTGGGTCAGGGGAATGTTGGCGGGGCATGAGTTACTGCAGCAGCCACACTCAAAACAGTTCATCAAATGATACTCGTCCATCATTTCCTGATGACGGCTGACGTCAGCCAGCTTGCCGAGCATGGAAGGGTTCAGGTACATAGGGCAGGCTTCAACGCAGGCGCGACAGCCAATACAGGGCATTTCAGGTTCATTACAGCAGGGCAGTTGTTCCGGTGGAAACACCAGTATGCCGGTAATGCCTTTGGTAGTGGCAATATCACGGGTGGCGATACTCATGCCCATCATGGGGCCACCCAGGATAATCATGCCGGGTTTTTCTATGGCACCTACCTGTTCAAGGACATACGGCAGTGGTGTACCAAGAGGGATAATGTAGTTGCCGGGTTTGCTGACACCGGGACCACTCACGGTGACGATTCGTTCAATCAGTCCACGACCTTCCGGCACCAGCTCACCAATTTGCGCCAGTGTGCCCACGTTGAAAACAGCACAGCCAATATCAGCAGGAATACCGCCCGCAGGTACTTCCAGTCCCAGCAGACTTTTCAACAGCATTTTTTCTGCACCCTGTGGGTAACAGGTCGGTACGGCTTCGCAGGTGATGTTAGTCAGTTGTTGTTTGTTAATGGCCTCACGGATTTTTTCAACCGCGTCCATCTTGTTATCTTCGATACCGATAATGGCTTTTTCAGCCCCCGAAGTGACCATGGCCAGCTGCAAACCTTTCAACAGGTTATCGGTTTGCTCCAGCATGGTTCGGTGATCGCAGGTCAGGTAAGGCTCGCACTCGCAACCATTTGCCACCAGAGTGGTAATGGTTTTACCTTTGGGTGCTTTCATTTTGACGTGAGTCGGGAAGGCTGCACCGCCCAGCCCTACGACGCCGGCATCCTGTACTGCCTTAACCAGTTCATCAGCAGACATGACCTTGGTATCACGCGGCTGCAGATAACGGATGGCCTGGTCCGAGGAAGGCCAGGTATCAATCAGGATGGCGGGCGTTTTGCTGCCATTAGGCATGGAGACCAGTTCATCCACCGCAGAGACCGTACCGGTTACTGGCGCATGAATGGGGGCAGAGACAAAACCACCTGCTTCGGCAATGGGTTCTCCGCGCATAACATCCTGACCTTTGGTCACGATCGGTTTGGCAGGTGCGCCAATGCTTTGCGACAGGGGAACAATAATTTTGTTAGAAAACGGCATTCGCCGTATAGGCTTATGCTCGGTCAGTTCTTTATGGTCTTCCGGATGTATACCGTTGGCAAAGCTAGTGCCTTGCCAGGGTAACTTCAGAAAACCTTTTTGGGTAAAAGGTTGGTTAAAAAGAGACATTGATGGAAATCCTTTTGACTGAAAAGCATCAGGCAGAAATAACAAGGGTGGGCAGTGCCCACCCTTTTGCTTTTTATAAGAAAGCTACTTCACAGCGAAGATTGTTTTACTGGAACTTCTCAGCTCGCTTGATCAGCTTATCCAGATCCTTTTCACTTTGATCCCAGGGGATACCGGGGTGAATGCTGCCAGCAGTACACTTCTCAGCCGCCTTTACAATATCCTTAAAAGCAGCGCCCTGCGGGTTCGTGATCTGCACCTTGCCATCGCTATCGTAAGCGAAGACGCCGGGCGCAATGTTGATACACTCATCACAGGCAGTACATTCAGCACTTTCTACCCAGACACCTTCACCGACCTGTACAGCAGGGATCAGGTTGTCACCCTGTGCAGCAGGTGCGGCAATCGTAGGAGACACGGTGATGGTGCCCACCAGTTCCTCTATCTTGCCGGTCAGCTGGCTGGCCAGTTCGGCTTTCGCCTCGGTAGCAGCAGCTTTCACCTTCGCCTGATTTTCTACGCCAGTCAGGCTGCGAAGCTGACGCCAGAAGTGACGACGCTCGTCGCAGGAATTCACCATTTCCTGAGCCACCAGAACACGAACCAGGTGGTTCTTGCTGTCGGTAGCCATCACGTAAGGGAACAGGCCTTCACGGTCACTGTTGTCCATTCCCAGGAACTCGTGCAGTGGCACCATTTCGTCGTTCCAGGCATCCTGAGGCACCTTACGGAAGTGCTTGCTGAAGCGACCTTCAGTCATGGCAAAGTCAGCGAAGGTAAATGGCAGTTCCATCGTCTTCTGCTCGCCTTCTTCATCCAGATACTTGATCGGATAAGTCAGCCAGTCGTCGGTCAGCTTGGCATTACCTTCCAGTGATGCACAGTCTTCATAGCTGGTGCCTGCATCCGGATCGTAGCGGAACAGTGGGTAGGCACGGGAATCGACCGCCAGTTTGGACTGATGACGAGCCATGTCGTCGGCAATACCGTGTTCTACCGGACAGGCGGCGTAGATGTTAAACAACGCCGGATGACGACTGTTGAAACCATCAATAAAGCCTTCCAACAGGTGTGTCGTGTGCGCCGCAGAACTCTGCAGGATAAAGCTGGTGCGATGCGCCATACCGATCAGGCTGATCTCCTTACGCATCTCGGTCTTACCGTGTTTGGCTTTACCGTATGGGCTCATGTCAGCGACCTGACCCACAAAGCTGGAGGTACAGGCCTGACCACCGGTGTTGGAGTACACCTGAGTATCCAGCACCATCACCTTGATCGGTACGCCTGATGCCATGGTACGGGACAGATTCTGGAAACCGATGTCGTACATCGCACCGTCACCACCAATGGCAACAACCGGTGGGCACAGACGGTATTCTTCATCACTGAAGTCATTCCACTTGAAGTGGGTGAAGAACTTGTCGTGTACGTCAGAGTCGTACTTGCCTTCCAGCTCCAGTTTCGCCTGACGAATGGCCTTGAAACCTTCCGCCATTTTCACCATATGGCCTTCGAAAAGACCCATTGCCAGCGATGTGCTGTCCTGGAACAGGTGGTTCGCCCATGGGAATGGGTATGGGTTGTATGGATAGGTAGCCCCCCATACAGAGGTACAGCCGGTGGAGTTGGTGATACCCATCGCTGCACGACCACGGCCAGTGGTGCCTTCGGTGTAGCGATACTTCAGGTGCTTCAGTTTTTCAACCAGCTGGGTCACCCAGCGCAGCCACTTCGGATCAATCGGTGTGCTGGCACCTTCAGCGTTCAGGCTGTCGGTCAGGTTCGCCAGCGTCAGGTCATGGTCGCTGTGCTCTTCAATGGCGTGCTCGATGGCATCCACATTGCTGATATCAACGCCACCCGCCAGCTTCATGCGAATGTGGGTTTCCAGCCTGGCGACCAGATCGTCAATCTCTTTCAGGTGTGCCTTGATACGCGGCTGCATCATTGCCGTCACAGTAGACGTCATCAGATGGATGATGCTCTTCTCACCACAACCCAGACAGGCACCGTCACCACAGACAGTGGACATGTAGTTTGCCTTGTCCATCAGCAGGGTTTCGAGTGCACCCACTTTTTCGTCGAGGTCATCAATACGGCTGAACTGTTCGCTGGTGGTCGGCAGATCCATCCAGAAATCCCAGTTCTTACGCATTTTCTCAACAGACTCATCAGTCTGTGGCTTAACCACCAGGGCGTTGTCGGTACAGACCTGAACACACTCCATACAGCCTTTACAGGTGTTGGGGTTCAGGGTGATAGACAGCAGACCACCGGAGCCTTTCGCCTTCTTCTCACGACTGGTGTAGTACGGTTTGGTAATGGAGAAATCAAACTTGCTGACCTGATCAAGCAGCAGGCTGAATTCCTGTTCCTGGGCTTCTTTCTGGGAACCTTCCAGAGTGGAGTTGCTCAGATGTTCCAGAACCGCCTGATCAATCAGCAGGTTCGGATTAGAGCCTTCACCACCGGCTTCGATCAGTTCGCGTACACGCTTTTCAATAGCGCGGGTGTCGCGACGCAGGAAGCGGGTAGGCATGCCCTTGGTTTCGATGCGGTTAATGGCAGTTTCAAAGACTTCGCCGAAGGTGTTAACCAGTGCAGGTAATGCACTGTCCGGACAGATGGTGAAACAGTCGCCACAGGCTGTACAGTTTTCAGGAATCCATTCAGGGTACTCAAAACGAATACCGGTCATATCACGGTAAGCGCCGGTACCGGCAGGCATCAGGCTCATCGCCAGACTCGGGTCGGCAGGATTGCCTTCACCGTCGCCTTTTGCGTAGAACGAAGCAGTGTCGTCCCAGAACTTGTGCAGGTCAGAAATGCCGTCTTTGCTCACAGGAACCTGTTTCAGCATTACGGGCAGTTTTTCTTCTTTGCGAACTTCTGGCAGAGAGGCACCAACGACCTTTTCAGTGATCTCAACCATTTCGTCAAAGCCGCGACGAACCACACGAATGTTGTCTTCTACAACGTGGGCACCCTTATGGCCAAACTTGCTTTGCAGCTGGCTGCGGATCGCTTCAAACAGGCTGTCCTCGGTGAGGACGCCGTTGCTTGATGAAGAACCGCGCTTGAGCAATGGAGACGCCCGGAAGAAGGCCCCCTGGAAGGCGTTACCCTGCATACGATACTGGAGCTCAGGGTTGGAGGCCTCTTCACGAGCGATCTTGAAACCATCCAGATAATAAATATTGATATCGTTATCAACGATATACTGCTGAGATGCACGAGGGATGGTTGCCCAGACTTCCTCTGGTGTTTCGAGAGAACTCTGGATAATAAATACACCGCCCGGCTTCAGGCCAAACAGTGGGTTGGAATGACCAAATACGTTGGCATCCGGAGACATCACTACGTCTACATAATGGTATTCGCAGTTGATGCGGATAGGCTCAGGGGCTGCAGACAGGTAGTAAGTGGTGGGCTGACCTTTTTTCTCGGAACCGTATTTCGGGTTTGCACGAATGTCATAACCCAACAGGTCGAACAGTGTGACCGCCAGGTTCTTGCCGGTGGTGATCATACCCCAGCCGCCGATGGAGTGCAGACGGGCTGTAATGGCACCTTCTGGCAACAGGTCAGGATTCTCAGAACCTTTCAGGCTCATCTTCTGAATGTCAGGGTAAGCGTCCAGCAGTTCCTGACGACGAATGTCTTCTTTTGGTGTCAGGCCTTCTTCACGGGTGAAATCAATACCCAGATAGAAGAACTTTTGGTGTCTGCCTTCTGGCAGCATGTTTTCAACGGCGGCAATGATGCCCTCGGGTTGCAGATCGCGGGAACCCAGACCGAAGCAACCAGAGTACAGACGTGGTGTATCAAACTTGCTGTAGGTGGCGTAGTGCTCATAAGGTGTTTCGTCCTGAGCAATACCATTCTCCTGACACTTGGTGATCGCTGCACGGATTTCGCGAATCACAGGCAGGTCTTCTGCCAGAGGCTGGTCGGTACGTTCCAGAACCACAACGCCTTTACGGCCTTTCAGGGCTTTACCGATCAGGTCACCCGGGAATGGGCGGTACATGGTCAGGTTAACGACACCCATTTTGATGCCACGCTTTTCATGCATGTAGTCGGCGACTGCGCACGCCTG
Above is a window of Endozoicomonas montiporae CL-33 DNA encoding:
- a CDS encoding RnfABCDGE type electron transport complex subunit D, translating into MNNSLERNKSAPLTIRTSPHLKKVLTVPQIMRNVVYALLPICAWSVWQFGLSALALIIITTLSCMATEQLFTAISDKKSTLSDYSVVITGILLALTLPPGFPLWMAAVAGFVAVALGKMLFGGLGQNPFNPALVGRAFVQAAFPVSITTWTPGFLPERFSSFIPSSLALPFMSPADSSAWIAGQVDAYSSATPLSLFKFEQVTTSTSDLMLGMVSGSAGETSALLVLLCGGFLIARGIMGWKIPAAVILGALLTATPFWLMNADIYPSPLFVIFSGGLMLAAMFMATDMVGTPLTPTGIWIYGLFIGFMTVIIRLFGGLPEGAMYAVLVANALAPLIDSVTQPRAFGTCARGAGLKPQSREEA
- the rsxC gene encoding electron transport complex subunit RsxC, with amino-acid sequence MSLFNQPFTQKGFLKLPWQGTSFANGIHPEDHKELTEHKPIRRMPFSNKIIVPLSQSIGAPAKPIVTKGQDVMRGEPIAEAGGFVSAPIHAPVTGTVSAVDELVSMPNGSKTPAILIDTWPSSDQAIRYLQPRDTKVMSADELVKAVQDAGVVGLGGAAFPTHVKMKAPKGKTITTLVANGCECEPYLTCDHRTMLEQTDNLLKGLQLAMVTSGAEKAIIGIEDNKMDAVEKIREAINKQQLTNITCEAVPTCYPQGAEKMLLKSLLGLEVPAGGIPADIGCAVFNVGTLAQIGELVPEGRGLIERIVTVSGPGVSKPGNYIIPLGTPLPYVLEQVGAIEKPGMIILGGPMMGMSIATRDIATTKGITGILVFPPEQLPCCNEPEMPCIGCRACVEACPMYLNPSMLGKLADVSRHQEMMDEYHLMNCFECGCCSNSCPANIPLTQKIRVAKQSIRQKARNAR
- a CDS encoding 2-oxoacid:acceptor oxidoreductase family protein, whose protein sequence is MVKSVEKQFKYPGKRMAIDGNTAVIMCEREASDAAGAYPITPSTQMGEYWAEQTAAGHVNVSGKPLIFVEPESEHAAAAVTAGMSMSGLRATNFSSAQGIAFMHESLYAAVGKRLPYVLNVGARAITKASLNVHCGHDDYHCIDDTGFFQVFATNAQQAADLNLIGRKIAELSLTPAAVAQDGFLTTHLIEPVMVPERDLVEEFCGCPDDIIECPTPAQKLIYGEKRRRVPELWDVDNPVVAGTVQNQDAYMQSVAAQRPYFFEHISKITDECMEEYYQLTGRRYERVMNYKMDDAEYVVVGQGSMAEQACAVADYMHEKRGIKMGVVNLTMYRPFPGDLIGKALKGRKGVVVLERTDQPLAEDLPVIREIRAAITKCQENGIAQDETPYEHYATYSKFDTPRLYSGCFGLGSRDLQPEGIIAAVENMLPEGRHQKFFYLGIDFTREEGLTPKEDIRRQELLDAYPDIQKMSLKGSENPDLLPEGAITARLHSIGGWGMITTGKNLAVTLFDLLGYDIRANPKYGSEKKGQPTTYYLSAAPEPIRINCEYHYVDVVMSPDANVFGHSNPLFGLKPGGVFIIQSSLETPEEVWATIPRASQQYIVDNDINIYYLDGFKIAREEASNPELQYRMQGNAFQGAFFRASPLLKRGSSSSNGVLTEDSLFEAIRSQLQSKFGHKGAHVVEDNIRVVRRGFDEMVEITEKVVGASLPEVRKEEKLPVMLKQVPVSKDGISDLHKFWDDTASFYAKGDGEGNPADPSLAMSLMPAGTGAYRDMTGIRFEYPEWIPENCTACGDCFTICPDSALPALVNTFGEVFETAINRIETKGMPTRFLRRDTRAIEKRVRELIEAGGEGSNPNLLIDQAVLEHLSNSTLEGSQKEAQEQEFSLLLDQVSKFDFSITKPYYTSREKKAKGSGGLLSITLNPNTCKGCMECVQVCTDNALVVKPQTDESVEKMRKNWDFWMDLPTTSEQFSRIDDLDEKVGALETLLMDKANYMSTVCGDGACLGCGEKSIIHLMTSTVTAMMQPRIKAHLKEIDDLVARLETHIRMKLAGGVDISNVDAIEHAIEEHSDHDLTLANLTDSLNAEGASTPIDPKWLRWVTQLVEKLKHLKYRYTEGTTGRGRAAMGITNSTGCTSVWGATYPYNPYPFPWANHLFQDSTSLAMGLFEGHMVKMAEGFKAIRQAKLELEGKYDSDVHDKFFTHFKWNDFSDEEYRLCPPVVAIGGDGAMYDIGFQNLSRTMASGVPIKVMVLDTQVYSNTGGQACTSSFVGQVADMSPYGKAKHGKTEMRKEISLIGMAHRTSFILQSSAAHTTHLLEGFIDGFNSRHPALFNIYAACPVEHGIADDMARHQSKLAVDSRAYPLFRYDPDAGTSYEDCASLEGNAKLTDDWLTYPIKYLDEEGEQKTMELPFTFADFAMTEGRFSKHFRKVPQDAWNDEMVPLHEFLGMDNSDREGLFPYVMATDSKNHLVRVLVAQEMVNSCDERRHFWRQLRSLTGVENQAKVKAAATEAKAELASQLTGKIEELVGTITVSPTIAAPAAQGDNLIPAVQVGEGVWVESAECTACDECINIAPGVFAYDSDGKVQITNPQGAAFKDIVKAAEKCTAGSIHPGIPWDQSEKDLDKLIKRAEKFQ